A single genomic interval of Scylla paramamosain isolate STU-SP2022 chromosome 4, ASM3559412v1, whole genome shotgun sequence harbors:
- the LOC135100119 gene encoding uncharacterized protein LOC135100119: MSEQCRQVLCSPSEVEEVDNPAPRESLTQEGVQKQRKGGKVKEVWNYEATEALLQLVKANYTRLNDKKTTKGIVWKDITRVLQELIPGVELRQVEGKWRNLKSIFHNYEDYNRSSGKRKKTEPRFYNLLSSILKNRPLSRPDLCVLEGTEVGTRSVAEMEVDNPVEEDPATQASSVLNIPATPASLLDPQQGEASQRAPTPPQASPPDPQPAHASQAPQPAPATREEPPAVRGFCLQRVLSFSFLFFLEVGWGFLSADRKELLLCINDIKNTLKKSSDKHQNSMAELKRTLVLHCGT; encoded by the exons ATGTCTGAACAGTGTAGAC aAGTACTTTGTTCCCCTTCAGAGGTTGAAGAAGTGGACAACCCAGCACCACGTGAATCACTCACACAGGAGGGTGTCCAAAAACAGA ggaagggagggaaggtgaaagaggtGTGGAATTACGAGGCGACAGAAGCACTCCTGCAACTTGTCAAGGCAAACTACACACGCCTAAatgacaagaaaacaacaaagggCATTGTGTGGAAGGACATCACCAGAGTGTTGCAGGAATTG ATCCCAGGCGTGGAACTGAGGCAAGTTGAGGGCAAGTGGCGCAACCTCAAATCAATATTCCACAACTATGAGGACTACAATAGGTCaagtgggaagagaaagaagactgaaCCGCGATTTTACAATCTCCTATCTTCAATTCTGAAGAATCGCCCCCTGTCCCGGCCAGatctgtgtgtgttggagggcaCAGAAGTGGGTACTAGGAGTGTGGCAGAAATGGAGGTTGACAATCCTGTGGAAGAAGACCCAGCCACACAAGCCTCATCAGTATTAAACATTCCAGCCACTCCAGCCTCACTACTAGACCCTCAGCAAGGTGAAGCCTCGCAACGTGCCCCAACTCCTCCTCAAGCATCACCACCAGATCCTCAGCCTGCTCATGCCTCACAAGCCCCACAGCCTGCTCCAGCCACACGTGAGGAGCCACCTGCAGTGCGAGGTTTCTGTCTGCAGAGGGTCTTAagcttctcgttcttgttcttcttggaGGTGGGGTGGGGGTTCCTTTCTGCAGACAGAAAGGAACTGTTATTGTGCATAAACGATAttaaaaatacactgaaaaaatcCAGCgataaacaccaaaacagtATGGCAGAACTAAAAAGAACTTTGGTCTTGCATTGCGGCACGTGA